A region of the Culex quinquefasciatus strain JHB chromosome 1, VPISU_Cqui_1.0_pri_paternal, whole genome shotgun sequence genome:
GTAATTTAAAGCTGAAAATGAGTATTTTCTTGTTAGAGTGTCATAGCAAAACAAAGAGCTGTCAGAATGTTGCTTACACGCAAAATAATGTTTACTCATTCGTTGttaattttcagttttgaattaaatgttattttttacaaaagaaaACGAAATGCACCCAAACCAACTCGCTacagcaataaaaaaatctaaaatattcacGAAGCCACCCTTCTGTTTCATCAGTTGTTTACACCGTCGTAAACGTCGAGAACgcaattttaataaatcatTCAAACAACAACTCATTCCTCCACCTCCCCCCTCCAAAAGTTAAGGGTGCACTCATTTAATCAACAAATTCGTCCAGCCTGCTACGCCCTCCTTTTTCGTAAAACCCACAGGCCTGCTGCGATGCTCACACATGCACACGCTGATGAAGAACTGCGCAGAGGagcagaaaaaaagtgtaatcaatttttcatttttatgattACATTTTTATTGCATTAAATGATTGCCATAAAACTTCCCGCTCCAGCCCCTTTTTGGCGTTCTCGTGCACCTTTCACATGCCAGCAAGATCTGCCATCGTAAAACTGAATGACCCCCTCCAGCCCGTTAGGTTAGGTGCGCTACCATCATATCAAGATGAGGCCCCGCTGGAACCGGAATAAACTGCATCACGGCCAGATAACCtctctgcttttttttttttggctgtgTGCACTACTGCAAGTTTCTAGCGATTTTCttctcatcatcatcatcatcggtaGCAGAAGCTACAGTATAGTAAGGGGGGAAAATGACTTTCGCAGATTCGCCAGCGAAGCCATCTTCTGGCCAGAACCGTCCGATAACGGACGCGATACGGGAGTCGAGCAGGCTGGCTTTATATTTTAATCCGTTTCCTCTTAAGCTTGCGGACATAGAAAAGgagacatttttctttaaaaatttggCCAAAATCGAATAACTGTGTCAAATGACATTTTACACGGTTGTGGAAGAATAATCAGTTTGATGAACATTTCAAaccttacatttttaaaatgtagtCAGATTTTGGTACTTTTCTTGGCATGCAATCAATATTGAGTAAAATTTAACCAAATCTGATTTTTAgctaaaagttaaattaaatcaaGTCAACGTACAGAAACAGGTTTCAAATCTGTGACGGTAGCTTCCATACTCCATTCAACCGCCTTTTCGCCGGCATAATCGCGATGAAAGAAACGTCCACTGCAAACGAAAAGTATAAGAGGGGGTGATTTCCGGGAACTGGAAATGGGATATATGAGCGGCAGTCTTATGTAGCTCGGCAACCTGAGCGATATAACTATAAATTTAGGCCCCCCAAAACGAACCTCAATTTTGTGAAATAGTTTCGATTTATGTCAGTGCTAAATTTTGTTCGAAGCACCTGGGgaacttgatttatttttagccTCAAGATTTGTCTTTGGAGTGGGCTTTAAATTTGTCTTTCAAAATGATTTGTCGACGAAGAGAAATGCTAGCCATAcaactatttttcaattattattttttggaatttgtcAACTTATTCAGAGGTGAATTTGAAGAATTCATGataatgatttcatgaaataaattttaaaatttatacatcttctactgaaattttgatgataattgaaacttttttctttaaaattacaAGAATTTACTTTATTTCCAGGGTTGATTTATTCTGAGTGAATTTGCATTAGAGtgtaaaaatttaacgtttaaCATTAATAGAGTCCTGAAACCCAATGTCGATTTATAAGTACAAAggaaaaaaacatgattaaaaacgcgaaaaaaaacatttctgattttttttatcattttaatgcaaaaaaatgacaagacaacattttttcgatggatcaactatggtccccttggaacgagatTTCAAGTaaaaccttttctgtcaagaagggccacgaagttagtttttttaaactgattttaaaatccatttttaatcctttcctgtcgtacaaagggtcattgtactcagaaaaataagctttatcgttacgaacaataaaatcttaaatttaagcttaattttaggacccaattaaatgttttattttcattgtaCGTGTTCACGCACGTTCAAAATTCCTCAGTTTTCAtcaaaaccgaacctactcagaaatgagtaaagaGGCCATATGTCAGATTTGAGTAAATTTCACTCAGAATTCAATGAAAACTGAGTGATCTAGatctgagtgaaattcactcaaatctgagAGATGGCTtctttactcatttctgagtaggttcggttttgacgaaaactgagtgattttgaacgtgcatgtaaacaaacaatgaAAATTATCTCACGCCGAAACTCAGTTTTGATTTCCGAGTTTAGCAAAATTCTGTCGAAAACAGAACAACTTATTTACACTGCTGAAACATGCCGAGTTTTTGGTGAAATTACTCATTATAGTCGTGTAAGCGTGTAAGACATTCTAGGCCCAGTGCAAAAACTCTGacttaactcaaaaatgaataaatctCCGTCACAGTGTTCCGGTGCACACaaagatcgagctcgagctgtcactgcGAAATATTGTTGCGATCAGTCATTTTTTGCAACAATTAAATTTaggggttttttttcttttgagtgggtcctataaacatattaaCTTATGTTACAAAAActtatatgaccttttcaaataaaactccagaaatagttttttttttaaattactgaaGCAATCAATGCAACTCACACATAATTCTTAAATATCTCATTTTTGATTGCGTTTACTTAGATTTTATCAAAACTGGGTCAAACTCagagttttagaaaatttcttttcacaattttttgagtAAATATCTTTCAAATCTTGTTGAAATTCACcaggattttttgtgaaattcaccCAGAATCCAGTGAAATTTActcagaaatttgtttaaactaCTAAACTAAAACTACTAAAAGTAAACTACTGCTCAGCACACAATACTGCAAGAATTAATCATTTCATATGATTTATTTCGTGTATGTTCGCAGTTTAAAGACCAGTATACTCACAAAAAGGGGtttaaaatctggagttttttttttttttgaaaaggtccaataaaccaaatttccagtttttgcttttttactgtttttgaaaccgccttgagtcaggggtattgaaaaacacccaaaaagcaaaaactcaaaatttggtttattggaccttttcaaaaaaaaaactccagaaatcagCTTTACAAATGGCAGAACAAGTGATTTTTGGGACTTGGGGCTTGAGCACTTGGGGCATCTGTCAGTTTTGAGTGCAGTTCActcatggtacgttcgtttgagggctagttccgcactgagtgccgcactcagagctgtcaaagtgtttgtttgaagaaactcgcgctagttccgcacgagtttcgccgccatcttggaactgaaactctagtgccgcactcgatattttttcagtttcatgcgagttccatgcacactgaaaaagaatgttcgtttgaaccaaaactggcaccgacgagcaggggtgccaggttgccagaaaaatctggcattgccagattttttgagtgtcaatttgaaaaagaatcatTTTCTGTTTCTTCCACACAATGTTTTATTaatgtattttgtttattttgtgaatctataatgtataaaaagtgaaaatacactgtttttgaacacaaaattgcttcttactttgagaaaagtggcttgtcagattttttccagattttttgccagatttttttctgttcaggCCTGGTAACCCTGCCGACGAGtgtggcactcagtgccgcactggctgttcaaacgaacgtaccatcagAATTCAACGAAAACTTAGTGCTATTCACCCAGATCTGaatgaaattcactcaaatctgacagatgctCCAATTAACTCATTTCTGAGAAGGTTTGGGTTTGACGGAAACAGAatgttttaaaagaatttacgcttacaaaaaaaaattgacgtttAACGGGGGGGTTTGCACGTTCACACGAAATAACGCACAATTCATTCAAAATGGAGTGAAACCTTCTTAGAAAAACTCGTTACAGAGTATTTGCTGAAACTTGTATGAAAGCAACTCagatattgttgatttttttttacaaattatcttgaCGCATCGGCTAACTTTGTATGCATGTTTATGTGAATTTGaggttttaaaaactaaaattttaaggcaaatctaaatttttaagttattcaaaGATGTGAGTttcataattattatttttttctttactcCAGCAACTACCAGCAGATCCAGGTGCTCGCCAATGGAGGCCACGAGATCGCGGTGGAAACCATCTCCCTTCAGCAGGGTCTCCAGGACAAGGGCTACGAGGAGTGGGTCGGCGAGATGATCGGCATGCGGTCCATCCTGAAGCACTTTTCGAACGTGTCCTCGAACGAGATCAACGGCATGCGGGCACCGTTCCTGAAGCCGGGCCGCAACACCCAGTACAAGGTGATTGAGGACTTTGGCTTCATTTACGACAGCTCGATCAGCGTTCCGCCGAGCCCGATCCCGATGTGGCCGTACACGCTGGACTACAAGATCCCGCACGAGTGCAAGAGCGGAACGTGTCCGACCAAGAGCTTCCCCGGAATCTGGGAGGTCCCGCTGAACGCGCACTTTGTCGAGAGCTACGAGGGCGGACACTGTCCGTACATGGATCAGTGCGTGCTGCACAATCACGACGCCAACGAGGTGTTCCACTGGCTGCAGGAAGACTTCGAACGGTACTACTACCAGAATAAGGCCCCGTACATGATGCCCTTCCACACGAACTGGTTCCAGATCAAGGAGCTCGAAGGCGGTCTGCACAAATTCCTCGACTGGACGCAAACGCTGTAAGTACACCTTGTAcgcaatcttgcatgcaattACAATTTCCGTGTCTCCCTTCAGGCCCGACGTGTGGTTCGTGACGGTGACGCAGGCCCTCACCTGGATCACCGACCCCAAGACGCTGAATCAGCTCAACAACTACGAGCCGTGGAACTGCAAGGTCAAGTCGACGCAAACGCCCAAACCGTGCAACATTTCGAACAAGTGCGCGCTCGCGTTCAAGGAGCCGACGTCCAACATTAGCGACACGCGCTACATGGAGACGTGCTTCGAGTGTCCGGCGGTGTACCCGTGGCTGGGCGATTCGCACGGCTCGGGCATTCCCGGCCGGGACAACTACATCGATCAGAGCGAGGCCGGCGAGGGAAAGGGCGGCTCGTCGGATGATGAGAACTAGAGGGGGAGGAGGACGAGGAGAAGGAGAGAGATTTGTGATGCGCACtaattttttaacgtgtatttcGTGTAAGCTGATTGATATCAGAGTTTAAGTTTCTTCCCTGAACCGCACGTGCGTGAAGGAAGAAGAAAGTGAAGCAATGCGTGCACTTGCGTGCGTTTGCTTAAGAACCTCATCTCGTTTGTGCGAgagccaaaatttaaaaataaaataaacgaaAATCTCGAGAAAAAGGCTTTGTTATTCATCcgaaaatattaccaaaataaaaataaccaaGAGATCCGGCAGTAATTTGTactgatttaatgttttttgaatgtgttgaaattttgtttttttggttgACATTTCATTCGGGATTAAAATTAACCGATCGATTGGTACCTCGTGCTAAACTTTCAAAAGaaaaaggctttctaggcccagtgaaaaaatataatttaacccagaAATGGcaaacttctcgtcacagtgttctgatgcaaacaattttatagctttttaaggggtcctataagctattgtgtttcatatttttatagttAATTGCATTTTTTACTGGGATTGAACTTTTTCTATGCATTTCAAGTCGAATTTACTGTGTCAAAgtaagccattttaaaattcttcataAATGTCTGATTTTTGtagttttcttgttttttttttttggcgacTACGATGCCTTGTacttaaaatcaccaaaaaatatattttattcgagaaaatttatgaaaaagcaACATAGgcccagaaaaaatgttttgccccGTGGGAAGAGAGTTGGCcccagtgttgcgttcctcacgcgctcgtgagcgctcacttttcgctcattcgtgaggaggagcgctgcgcgagctaggtcacgtttgcccgcgctcacgtttgctccgattttttcagctcgcgtttgtcccgcgctcgcgctcattttttcgctcacggagcgctcactttGGAAGTATCGCGAATCGTTTAACTTTTTGAGACagttacaaaacaatgaaataattCAAGAAGATTTATGCTGGGGTAAGTTTGATTCAATGTTATATGCTTGgttgataaaaatataaaattaaactgtTTCATGTACCTACACAGTTTGTTGGCTACCATTCCAGCGTGCAGATCAAAATGAGCAACCATTTAACAAAAGTCATTCCATTTAATAAATCGTTCAGTGCTTGGAAACGGCTGATCATTTTTATAAAGTTAATCTTTCTCTTTCTCATTCTAGAAAATAGGGTCACATTGTTGAAGAAGTTCTCTTTATACAAAAAAGCCTCCAAATTGCTAGAGTTTGAAATAAgccatttgaatgaaataagagcaattctctaccaaaaccggaaatggattttatttgtattttttgatttggctaaaaatttggggccttccctatgaccatatcgacgccaacatttcaaaaagcatcatgtacaaaccatgcgttttgagaaaaacgcatttgaatgttgagcatccattttcaattcccatttaaatataaaagcaaaataagatgttctaataataacaaacgatgaaaaacgttgcatTCATTGATAATtcatcatccaaattcaataaaacattatttccgtcgttttatttaagaaaaacaaacataacttcttttgaaatcaccaacgtcgatatcaccctgctgtcattgagggggacgctttgttatgattcgtttttcttcgccgaatg
Encoded here:
- the LOC6038187 gene encoding chitin deacetylase 1, whose amino-acid sequence is MKLLLVVVLLSAVVALVTAQTKEEKEFKCPEGYGNGNFADPATCRRFYQCVDGYPYVNRCPSGLYFDDVQKFCTFKAEAKCGPLPNQPPATTEAAVDLAKRCDPAECELPYCFCNKDGTLIPKGLNADEIPQIILLTFDGAVNLNNYEHYKKVFNGKRQNPNGCDIKGTFFISHEYSNYQQIQVLANGGHEIAVETISLQQGLQDKGYEEWVGEMIGMRSILKHFSNVSSNEINGMRAPFLKPGRNTQYKVIEDFGFIYDSSISVPPSPIPMWPYTLDYKIPHECKSGTCPTKSFPGIWEVPLNAHFVESYEGGHCPYMDQCVLHNHDANEVFHWLQEDFERYYYQNKAPYMMPFHTNWFQIKELEGGLHKFLDWTQTLPDVWFVTVTQALTWITDPKTLNQLNNYEPWNCKVKSTQTPKPCNISNKCALAFKEPTSNISDTRYMETCFECPAVYPWLGDSHGSGIPGRDNYIDQSEAGEGKGGSSDDEN